One genomic segment of Syngnathus typhle isolate RoL2023-S1 ecotype Sweden linkage group LG8, RoL_Styp_1.0, whole genome shotgun sequence includes these proteins:
- the marchf5 gene encoding E3 ubiquitin-protein ligase MARCH5 isoform X2, producing MADVDTVVLQQNLDRSCWVCFATDEDDRTAEWVRPCRCRGSTKWVHQACLQRWVDEKQRGNSTARVACPQCNAEYLIVFPKLGPVVYVLDLADRVISKAGPFAAAGIMVGSIYWTAVTYGAVTVMQVVGHKEGLDVMERADPLFLLIGLPTIPVMLILGKMIRWEDYVLRLWRKYSNKLQILNSIFPGIGCPVPRIPAEASPLADHVSATRILCGALVFPTIATIVGKLMFSSVNSNLQRTILGGIAFVAIKGSFKVYFKQQQYMRQAHRKILNFPEQEEA from the exons ATGGCGGACGTAGATACGGTGGTCCTGCAGCAGAATCTGGACAG GAGTTGCTGGGTATGCTTCGCAACAGACGAAGATGACCGCACAGCCGAGTGGGTGCGTCCATGCCGTTGCCGGGGTTCCACCAAGTGGGTCCACCAGGCCTGCTTACAGCGATGGGTGGATGAGAAGCAACGGGGCAATAGCACAGCACGCGTGGCCTGTCCGCAGTGTAACGCAGAGTACCTCATAGTGTTTCCCAAACTGG GGCCCGTGGTCTACGTACTGGACCTGGCCGATCGAGTCATCTCCAAGGCCGGTCCCTTCGCTGCAGCCGGCATCATGGTGGGATCCATATACTGGACCGCAGTCACATATGGCGCCGTCACCGTCATGCAG GTGGTGGGCCACAAGGAGGGTCTGGATGTCATGGAGCGAGCCGATCCTCTCTTCCTTCTCATCGGCCTGCCCACAATCCCTGTCATGTTGATCCTCGGCAAGATGATCCGCTGGGAGGATTACGTCCTGCGTTTATGGAGGAAATACTCCAACAAACTGCAGATCCTCAACAGCATCTTTCCCG GGATCGGCTGCCCGGTCCCTCGGATCCCGGCCGAGGCGAGTCCCTTGGCCGATCACGTCTCGGCCACCCGCATCCTGTGCGGCGCGCTGGTGTTCCCCACCATTGCCACCATTGTGGGCAAGCTGATGTTCAGCAGCGTCAACTCCAACCTACAAAGGACCATCCTG GGAGGAATCGCCTTTGTTGCCATCAAGGGGTCGTTCAAAGTGTACTTCAAACAGCAGCAGTACATGCGGCAAGCACATCGCAAGATCCTCAATTTCCCTGAGCAGGAGGAAGCTTGA
- the marchf5 gene encoding E3 ubiquitin-protein ligase MARCH5 isoform X1 — translation MLIFVSSVVQTRRLDDTLLLLIMADVDTVVLQQNLDRSCWVCFATDEDDRTAEWVRPCRCRGSTKWVHQACLQRWVDEKQRGNSTARVACPQCNAEYLIVFPKLGPVVYVLDLADRVISKAGPFAAAGIMVGSIYWTAVTYGAVTVMQVVGHKEGLDVMERADPLFLLIGLPTIPVMLILGKMIRWEDYVLRLWRKYSNKLQILNSIFPGIGCPVPRIPAEASPLADHVSATRILCGALVFPTIATIVGKLMFSSVNSNLQRTILGGIAFVAIKGSFKVYFKQQQYMRQAHRKILNFPEQEEA, via the exons ATGCTGATATTTGTG TCATCGGTTGTTCAAACACGGCGTCTAGACGACACACTTCTCCTCTTGATAATGGCGGACGTAGATACGGTGGTCCTGCAGCAGAATCTGGACAG GAGTTGCTGGGTATGCTTCGCAACAGACGAAGATGACCGCACAGCCGAGTGGGTGCGTCCATGCCGTTGCCGGGGTTCCACCAAGTGGGTCCACCAGGCCTGCTTACAGCGATGGGTGGATGAGAAGCAACGGGGCAATAGCACAGCACGCGTGGCCTGTCCGCAGTGTAACGCAGAGTACCTCATAGTGTTTCCCAAACTGG GGCCCGTGGTCTACGTACTGGACCTGGCCGATCGAGTCATCTCCAAGGCCGGTCCCTTCGCTGCAGCCGGCATCATGGTGGGATCCATATACTGGACCGCAGTCACATATGGCGCCGTCACCGTCATGCAG GTGGTGGGCCACAAGGAGGGTCTGGATGTCATGGAGCGAGCCGATCCTCTCTTCCTTCTCATCGGCCTGCCCACAATCCCTGTCATGTTGATCCTCGGCAAGATGATCCGCTGGGAGGATTACGTCCTGCGTTTATGGAGGAAATACTCCAACAAACTGCAGATCCTCAACAGCATCTTTCCCG GGATCGGCTGCCCGGTCCCTCGGATCCCGGCCGAGGCGAGTCCCTTGGCCGATCACGTCTCGGCCACCCGCATCCTGTGCGGCGCGCTGGTGTTCCCCACCATTGCCACCATTGTGGGCAAGCTGATGTTCAGCAGCGTCAACTCCAACCTACAAAGGACCATCCTG GGAGGAATCGCCTTTGTTGCCATCAAGGGGTCGTTCAAAGTGTACTTCAAACAGCAGCAGTACATGCGGCAAGCACATCGCAAGATCCTCAATTTCCCTGAGCAGGAGGAAGCTTGA